The genomic segment AGTCTGGACCCGCCCGGCTGGAGTATTATgagaatgagaagaaatggaGACACAAGTCAGGGGCCCCCAAGCGCTCTATCCCACTAGAAAGCTGCTTCAACATCAACAAACGGGCTGACTCCAAAAACAAGCACCTGGTGGCCCTCTACACCAAGGACGAGCACTTTGCCATTGCAGCTGACAGCGAGCCTGAACAGGAGAGCTGGTACCAAGCGCTGCTGCAGTTGCACAACAGGGCCAAGGGCCACCACCACCTCcatcaccatcaccaccaccaccacagcgATGTCACCTTTGGAGGCAACAGCATGGGACTGGGGGAAGCAGGTGAGGACAGCTATGGTGAGGTAGCCCCTGGCCCAGCTTTTAAAGAAGTTTGGCAAGTAATTCTGAAGCCTAAGGGCCTAGGCCAGACAAAGAACCTGATTGGCATCTACCGCCTGTGCCTGACTAACAAGACCATCAGCTTTGTGAAGCTCAATTCAGATGCggctgctgtggtgctgcagctgctcaaTATCCGCCGCTGTGGTCACTCTGAGAACTTCTTCTTCATTGAGGTGGGACGCTCAGCTGTCACTGGGCCCGGTGAGTTCTGGATGCAAGTGGATGACTCAGTGGTGGCTCAGAACATGCATGAAACTATCCTGGAGGCCATGCGAGCCATGAGTGAGGAATTCCGGCCCCGCAGCAAGAGCCAGTCCTCCTCAAACTGTTCCAACCCCATCTCTGTGCCCCTTCGCAGCAGGCACCATGTCAACAACCCTCCACCTAGCCAAGTGGGCCTCAGTCGGCGGTCCAGAACGGAGTGTCACGGCCACTTCTCCTGCTGGTGGTGGAGGTACAGGTGGCAAACCCAGCTCTTTCCGGGTTCGAGCATCAAGTGATGGGGAAGGCACAATGTCAAGACCTGCCTCTGTGGATGGTAGCCCAGTTAGTCCCAGTGCTAACCGGACTCATTCGCATAGACACCGTGGCAATCCAGGCTCCATCCTCCACTCAACCACAGCCGGTCCATCCCAATGCCTTCCTCGCGCTGCTCTCCTTCAGCCACCAGTCCAGTCAGCCTGTCATCCAGCAGCACGAGTGGCCACGGCTCCACCTCAGACTGCCTGTTTCCACGAAGGTCCAGTGCTTCGGTTTCCGGCTCCCCTAGCGACGgtggatttatttcttctgatgaGTACGGTTCCAGCCCATGTGACTTTCGCAGCTCTTTCCGCAGTGTGACCCCTGATTCATTGGGACACACCCCACCAGCCCGGGGTGATGAAGACCTCAACTACATCTGTATGGGGGGGAAGGCCACCTCCTCTTGCTGCAGCTTGGCAGCCCCCAATGGCCACTTCATCCCACGCACCTgccacccacagcagcagccccgcTATCCTAGTACGCCCTGCTGTCCTCGAGGTGGTAGTGAGGAGGTTGCCGATTTAGAGAAGGCATTCAGGAAGCGGACTCACTCTGCAGGCACTTCACCCACCATCTCCCACCAGAAGACACCCTCACAGTCTTCAGTGGCCTCCATTGAGGAGTACACGGAGATGCTGCCTTCTTACCCCTGTGGCAGCAGCCGGCTGCCCTCCTACCGCCATTCAGCCTTTGTGCCCACTCACTCTTATCCAGAGGAGTGCCTGGAGATGCACCACCTGGACAGTGGCCATCATCGGACCAACTCTGCCCCGCACACGGATGATGGCTACATGCCCATGTCACCTGGTGTAGCCCCTGTGCCCAGTGGTGGGGCGCCCCCAAAGGGTGGTGACTATATGCCCATGAGTCCTAAGAGCGTGTCGGCTCCACAGCAGATCATCAACCCTGGCAGGGGGGGCCGCCACCCTCCAGCCACAGTGGACTCCAACGGCTACATGATGATGTCCCCCAGCGGCAGCTACTCCCCCGacaacagctctgcaggctATGGCAAGATCTGGACAAATGGTGCCGGCCACCACCCAAAACTCTCGGTAGAGAGCAACGAAGGGAAGCTCCCTGCGGCGGCAGCGACTACATCAACATGTCCCCAGCCAGCGGCTCCACCACCAGCACCCCGCCTGACTGTTACTTCGGGGATGCGGGGCAGCCGGGGGTGGAGGAGGTGGCCACGGCAGCGCACCACAAACCCATCTACTCCTACTTCTCGCTGCCGCGCTCCTTCAAGCACGTGCAccggcggggcggcggcagGGTGGCCGAggagggcagccccagccccgcatCGCGCTCGGCTCCAGCCGCCTCCTCTACGCCGCCGAGGATTCGTCCTCGTCCACCAGCAGCGACAGCctgggcggcggcggcggccccgaGGGCGGCCCCCCTCCGCAAGCGCAGCCCCCGCGCAAGGTGGACACGGCCGTGCAGACCAAGGGCCGCCTGGCGCGGCCCACGCGGCTGTCGCTGGGCCCCAAGGCCAGCACCCTGCCCCGGGCCCGCGAGCAgcccccgctgctgctgcccccGGAGCCCAAGAGCCCCGGCGAGTATGTCAACATCGAGTTCATCGCCGGCGAGAAGCCGCCCTTTCCCTCGGGCGCCCTGGGCATGGCCCTGCCGCCGCCGGGCAGCGAGGCGGCCGAGGAGTACATGAACATGGAGCCGGGCCCGCCGCGGGCCCCCTGCCCGCCCGTCGCCGCCGTgcgggcggcccggcccggccgggacTACGTGGCGATGCAGCGCGGGggcgccgcggccgccgggGGC from the Chiroxiphia lanceolata isolate bChiLan1 chromosome 10, bChiLan1.pri, whole genome shotgun sequence genome contains:
- the IRS1 gene encoding LOW QUALITY PROTEIN: insulin receptor substrate 1 (The sequence of the model RefSeq protein was modified relative to this genomic sequence to represent the inferred CDS: inserted 8 bases in 7 codons), producing MASPTDNNEGFFSDVRKVGYLRKPKSMHKRFFVLRAASESGPARLEYYENEKKWRHKSGAPKRSIPLESCFNINKRADSKNKHLVALYTKDEHFAIAADSEPEQESWYQALLQLHNRAKGHHHLHHHHHHHHSDVTFGGNSMGLGEAGEDSYGEVAPGPAFKEVWQVILKPKGLGQTKNLIGIYRLCLTNKTISFVKLNSDAAAVVLQLLNIRRCGHSENFFFIEVGRSAVTGPGEFWMQVDDSVVAQNMHETILEAMRAMSEEFRPRSKSQSSSNCSNPISVPLRSRHHVNNPPPSQVGLSRRSRTEXVTATSPAGGGGTGGKPSSFRVRASSDGEGTMSRPASVDGSPVSPSANRTHSHRHRGNXRLHPPLNHSRSIPMPSSRCSPSATSPVSLSSSSTSGHGSTSDCLFPRRSSASVSGSPSDGGFISSDEYGSSPCDFRSSFRSVTPDSLGHTPPARGDEDLNYICMGGKATSSCCSLAAPNGHFIPRTCHPQQQPRYPSTPCCPRGGSEEVADLEKAFRKRTHSAGTSPTISHQKTPSQSSVASIEEYTEMLPSYPCGSSRLPSYRHSAFVPTHSYPEECLEMHHLDSGHHRTNSAPHTDDGYMPMSPGVAPVPSGGAPPKGGDYMPMSPKSVSAPQQIINPGRGGRHPPATVDSNGYMMMSPSGSYSPDNSSAGYGKIWTNGAGHHPKLSVESNEGKXPCGGSDYINMSPASGSTTSTPPDCYFGDAGQPGVEEVATAAHHKPIYSYFSLPRSFKHVHRRGGGRVAEEGXPQPRIALGSSRLLYAAEDSSSSTSSDSLGGGGGPEGGPPPQAQPPRKVDTAVQTKGRLARPTRLSLGPKASTLPRAREQPPLLLPPEPKSPGEYVNIEFIAGEKPPFPSGALGMALPPPGSEAAEEYMNMEPGPPRAPCPPVAAVRAARPGRDYVAMQRGGAAAAGGSCSDCADSPSPGSPARPLSYAEVRGGRAAPEKXPPAAATAASPELPRPPAELSAAPPRSSSLLGGLGTGSAFTRVSLSPXRNQSAKVIRADPQGGRRRHSSETFSSTPSAARGAPGGLGAPFPCGGXGGAEEVKRHSSASFENVWLRPGAGEAAARREPGGAPALENGLNYIDLDLVRDCGHRRHHHPHAPAEAKQPLPPKPPGQPRGSGHCGEDLSAYASISFQKREEM